One genomic segment of Flavobacteriaceae bacterium includes these proteins:
- a CDS encoding methylmalonyl-CoA mutase: protein MEQITPYKPKHKVRIITAASLFDGHDAAINIMRRIIQSTGVEVIHLGHDRSVEEVVNCAIQEDVNAIAMTSYQGGHNEYFKYMYDLLQERGAGHIKIFGGGGGVILPEEIKELMDYGIARIYSPDDGRELGLQGMINDLVKKSDFAIENVLNGEIDHLDKKDAGSIARLISAAENFPEIAREHIDMIHEKNKKVTTPVLGITGTGGAGKSSLTDELVRRFLIDFPKKTVGLISVDPSKRKTGGALLGDRIRMNAIHNERVYMRSLATRQSNLALSAYVNEAVQVLKAAVFDLIILETSGIGQSDTEIIEHSDMALYVMTPEFGAATQLEKIDMLDFADLVAINKFDKLGALDALRDVKKQYIRNHNLWDTSMEEIPVFGTTASQFNDPGMNSLYKAVMDTLATKTGADLQSSFEITREMSEKIFVIPPSRTRYLSEIAENNRAYDKKVKEQVIIAQKLYGVYKTIESLIDSAPELSKNGLEEDKISERVRKDDLPFLKLLFAQFDNIKIHLEPLNWEIVLNWQEKVKKYKSPVYSFKVRDKEIKIETHTESLSHTNVPKVALPKYEAWGDLLRWNLQENVPGEFPFASGLYPFKRTGEDPTRMFAGEGGPERTNRRFHYVSLGMDAKRLSTAFDSVTLYGNNPDHRPDIYGKIGNAGVSICCLDDAKKLYSGFDLSHPMTSVSMTINGPAPMLLGFFMNAAIDQNCEKYIAEHKLEKTVEAKFREIYDDRGMKRPAYQGALPEGNNGLGLLLLGLTGDQVLPADVYAKIKAATLAQVRGTVQADILKEDQAQNTCIFSTEFALRLMGDVQEYFIEKQVRNFYSVSISGYHIAEAGANPITQLAFTLANGFTYVEYYLSREMDINKFGPNLSFFFSNGIDPEYAVIGRVARKIWAKALKYKYHGNPRAQMLKYHIQTSGRSLHAQEIDFNDIRTTLQALYAIYDNCNSLHTNAYDEAITTPTEESVRRAMAIQLIINKELGLTKNENPIQGSFIIEELTDLVEEAVLAEFDRITERGGVLGAMETMYQRSKIQEESLHYETLKHNGKFPIIGVNTFLNSKGSLTIQPAEVIRATEEEKQFQIQTKERLNKVYKQKVEEQLSLIQKAAIQNENIFDQLMEATKVCSLGQITSALFEVGGQYRRNM from the coding sequence ATGGAACAGATAACTCCTTATAAACCTAAACACAAAGTACGAATCATAACTGCTGCTTCTCTTTTTGACGGTCATGATGCTGCTATCAATATCATGCGTAGAATCATTCAGTCTACAGGCGTGGAAGTCATTCATTTGGGGCATGACAGAAGCGTTGAAGAAGTGGTAAACTGTGCCATTCAAGAGGATGTAAATGCCATTGCAATGACTTCTTATCAGGGCGGGCACAATGAGTATTTTAAATATATGTATGATTTGTTGCAAGAAAGAGGAGCCGGGCATATTAAAATTTTTGGTGGCGGAGGCGGTGTCATTCTCCCGGAAGAGATCAAAGAGTTGATGGATTATGGAATTGCCCGTATTTATTCCCCTGATGATGGCCGTGAATTGGGATTACAAGGTATGATTAACGATCTGGTTAAAAAATCCGATTTTGCTATTGAAAATGTATTAAATGGTGAAATAGATCATTTAGATAAAAAAGATGCCGGAAGCATTGCCAGGTTAATTTCTGCTGCTGAAAACTTTCCTGAAATTGCCAGAGAGCATATAGATATGATCCATGAAAAGAATAAGAAAGTTACTACCCCGGTATTGGGAATTACCGGAACCGGCGGAGCGGGAAAATCTAGTTTAACAGACGAACTGGTGAGGCGATTTTTAATTGATTTTCCGAAAAAAACAGTTGGACTGATTTCAGTAGATCCTTCCAAAAGAAAAACGGGCGGAGCGTTGCTGGGCGACCGTATTCGTATGAATGCTATTCACAATGAGCGTGTGTACATGCGTTCGTTAGCTACCCGTCAATCAAATTTGGCTTTATCAGCATATGTAAATGAGGCAGTACAGGTTTTAAAAGCCGCGGTATTTGATCTGATTATTTTAGAGACTTCGGGTATCGGCCAATCCGATACTGAAATTATAGAACATTCCGATATGGCTCTGTATGTGATGACTCCTGAATTTGGAGCTGCTACTCAATTGGAAAAAATCGACATGCTCGATTTTGCGGATCTGGTAGCCATTAATAAATTTGACAAACTCGGGGCTTTGGATGCGCTGCGGGATGTAAAAAAACAGTATATCCGTAATCACAATTTGTGGGATACGTCTATGGAAGAAATCCCTGTTTTTGGAACGACTGCTTCTCAGTTTAATGACCCGGGAATGAATAGCCTGTACAAAGCAGTTATGGATACTCTGGCAACAAAGACAGGTGCCGATTTGCAATCGTCGTTTGAGATCACCCGGGAAATGTCTGAAAAGATTTTTGTAATCCCCCCTTCAAGAACCCGTTATCTGTCGGAAATTGCTGAAAATAACAGGGCTTATGATAAAAAAGTAAAGGAGCAGGTAATAATTGCTCAAAAACTATACGGTGTATACAAAACCATAGAATCACTTATTGACAGTGCTCCCGAGTTGTCAAAAAATGGTTTGGAAGAAGATAAGATATCGGAACGTGTTCGGAAAGACGATTTACCTTTTCTCAAGCTATTGTTTGCCCAGTTTGATAACATAAAAATACACCTTGAACCTCTCAATTGGGAGATCGTTTTAAATTGGCAGGAAAAAGTAAAAAAATACAAAAGCCCTGTCTATTCTTTCAAAGTCAGGGATAAAGAAATCAAGATAGAGACGCATACCGAATCGTTATCACATACGAATGTTCCGAAAGTAGCTTTGCCTAAATATGAAGCCTGGGGTGATTTGCTAAGGTGGAACTTGCAGGAGAATGTTCCGGGTGAATTTCCTTTTGCCTCCGGCTTATATCCGTTTAAAAGAACCGGTGAAGATCCAACGAGAATGTTTGCAGGCGAAGGTGGACCGGAACGTACGAACAGGCGCTTTCATTATGTAAGTTTAGGGATGGATGCAAAGCGTTTGTCTACCGCTTTTGACTCCGTAACACTGTATGGAAATAATCCTGATCACAGACCCGACATCTATGGTAAAATTGGAAATGCCGGAGTTTCTATTTGTTGTTTGGACGATGCTAAAAAATTATATTCCGGGTTTGATTTAAGTCATCCGATGACATCTGTTTCTATGACAATTAATGGCCCTGCACCCATGCTATTGGGTTTTTTTATGAACGCTGCTATTGATCAAAATTGTGAAAAATATATTGCAGAACATAAATTAGAAAAAACAGTTGAGGCCAAATTCCGGGAAATCTATGATGATAGAGGTATGAAAAGGCCGGCTTATCAAGGAGCACTACCAGAAGGAAACAATGGTTTGGGGTTGCTACTACTGGGTCTGACCGGTGATCAGGTATTGCCTGCTGATGTATATGCAAAAATCAAAGCAGCAACATTAGCACAGGTTCGCGGTACTGTCCAGGCAGATATTTTAAAAGAAGACCAAGCTCAAAATACCTGTATCTTTTCAACAGAGTTTGCATTGCGTTTAATGGGTGATGTTCAAGAGTATTTTATTGAAAAACAAGTTCGTAATTTTTACTCGGTTTCCATTTCCGGATATCATATCGCCGAAGCCGGAGCCAACCCGATTACACAGTTGGCATTTACTTTGGCAAATGGGTTTACCTATGTAGAATATTACTTATCCAGAGAAATGGATATTAATAAGTTCGGTCCAAATTTATCGTTTTTCTTTTCAAATGGAATTGATCCTGAATATGCTGTTATCGGACGTGTTGCCAGAAAGATCTGGGCAAAAGCATTGAAATACAAGTACCATGGAAATCCGAGAGCGCAAATGTTAAAGTATCATATCCAGACTTCCGGGCGCTCACTACATGCTCAGGAAATAGATTTTAATGATATTAGAACAACTTTACAGGCTCTGTATGCCATTTATGACAATTGTAATTCATTACATACGAATGCATATGACGAGGCGATTACGACTCCAACAGAAGAATCGGTAAGAAGAGCTATGGCAATTCAGTTGATTATCAATAAAGAGTTAGGATTGACAAAAAATGAAAATCCAATTCAAGGCTCGTTTATTATTGAGGAATTAACCGATTTGGTTGAAGAAGCCGTATTAGCAGAATTTGACAGAATTACAGAACGCGGAGGGGTTTTAGGAGCTATGGAAACCATGTACCAACGTTCTAAAATACAGGAAGAGAGTTTGCATTACGAAACGTTAAAACACAATGGAAAATTTCCAATCATTGGCGTAAATACATTTTTAAACTCTAAAGGATCTCTTACCATACAGCCTGCCGAAGTGATTCGTGCTACGGAAGAAGAAAAACAGTTTCAAATTCAAACAAAAGAACGCCTCAATAAGGTTTACAAACAAAAAGTTGAAGAGCAGTTGAGTCTTATCCAGAAAGCTGCCATTCAAAACGAAAATATTTTTGACCAATTAATGGAAGCAACCAAAGTTTGTTCTTTAGGCCAGATTACTTCAGCTTTATTTGAAGTGGGAGGACAATATCGTAGAAATATGTGA
- a CDS encoding urocanate hydratase, whose product MTFKEQIQQGIPDIIPPKRTYDPTINHAPKRKEILTVDEKKLALTNALRYFDAKHHEVLLLEFAEELEKYGRIYMYRFRPEYKMYARPISEYPGKCEQAKSIMLMIQNNLDHTVAQHPHELITYGGNGAVFQNWAQYLLTMKYLSEMTEKQTLVMYSGHPLGLFPSNKNAPRVVVTNGMMIPNYSQPDDWERFNALGVTQYGQMTAGSYMYIGPQGIVHGTTITVLNGFRKIGKSPKGSLFVTAGLGGMSGAQPKAGTIAGCITVCAEVNPKITQLRLDQGWIDEKITDIEELVTRVQLAKEQQETVSIAYLGNVVDVWEKFDSADIYIDLGSDQTSLHNPWAGGYYPVDISFEEANTMMAERPVLFKEKVRETLRRHAKAINNHTSKGTYFFDYGNAFLLEAGRAGADVMAVNGVDFKYPSYVQDIMGPMCFDYGFGPFRWVCMSGKPEDLEKTDEIACEVLEEIKSHSPKEIRQQMTDNIQWIKGARENKLVVGSQARILYADAEGRIKIANAFNKEIKKGKIGPVVLGRDHHDVSGTDSPYRETSNIYDGSQFTADMAIQNVIGDSFRGATWVSIHNGGGVGWGEVINGGFGMFLDGSKAASKRLELMLFWDVNNGIARRSWARNKEAVYTIKRAMQYEKELKVTLPNKVDDTLFINLY is encoded by the coding sequence ATGACATTTAAAGAGCAAATACAGCAGGGGATTCCTGACATAATACCTCCTAAAAGGACATATGACCCAACTATAAATCACGCTCCAAAAAGAAAGGAAATTTTAACTGTTGATGAGAAAAAATTAGCACTCACAAATGCACTGCGTTATTTTGATGCAAAACATCACGAAGTTTTATTACTTGAGTTTGCGGAAGAACTGGAAAAATACGGACGTATTTACATGTATCGCTTCCGTCCGGAATATAAAATGTATGCAAGACCTATTTCCGAATATCCCGGAAAATGTGAGCAGGCAAAATCTATTATGCTGATGATTCAGAATAATCTGGATCATACTGTGGCTCAGCATCCGCACGAATTGATTACTTACGGAGGAAACGGCGCTGTATTTCAAAATTGGGCACAATATTTACTAACAATGAAATACCTGTCCGAAATGACAGAAAAACAAACACTGGTAATGTATTCCGGACATCCTTTGGGCTTGTTTCCGTCTAATAAAAATGCGCCAAGAGTTGTGGTAACTAATGGAATGATGATCCCCAATTATTCTCAACCGGACGACTGGGAAAGATTCAATGCGCTTGGTGTAACCCAATACGGACAAATGACAGCAGGAAGCTATATGTATATTGGTCCGCAAGGTATTGTTCACGGAACGACCATTACAGTTTTGAACGGGTTTAGAAAAATTGGAAAATCACCCAAAGGAAGTTTGTTCGTAACTGCCGGTTTGGGAGGTATGAGCGGAGCACAACCCAAAGCGGGTACTATAGCAGGATGTATTACGGTTTGTGCGGAGGTAAACCCTAAAATAACGCAGCTACGTTTGGATCAAGGCTGGATTGATGAAAAGATTACTGATATAGAGGAACTGGTAACGAGAGTTCAATTGGCTAAAGAACAACAAGAAACGGTTTCCATAGCGTATTTAGGGAATGTCGTAGACGTATGGGAAAAATTTGATTCGGCTGATATTTATATTGATTTGGGTTCTGATCAAACATCGTTACATAACCCCTGGGCCGGCGGATATTATCCTGTTGACATTTCTTTTGAAGAGGCTAATACAATGATGGCGGAACGTCCGGTATTGTTTAAGGAAAAAGTACGAGAAACGTTACGAAGGCATGCAAAAGCCATTAATAATCATACCTCAAAAGGAACCTATTTTTTTGATTATGGAAATGCATTTCTGCTAGAAGCAGGAAGAGCAGGTGCAGATGTGATGGCAGTAAATGGAGTTGATTTTAAATATCCCAGTTATGTACAAGACATTATGGGGCCCATGTGTTTTGATTACGGATTTGGCCCATTTCGTTGGGTATGTATGTCGGGTAAACCTGAGGATTTAGAGAAAACAGATGAAATTGCCTGTGAGGTTCTGGAAGAAATTAAGAGCCACTCGCCAAAAGAAATTCGGCAGCAAATGACCGATAATATTCAATGGATCAAAGGAGCCCGGGAAAACAAATTGGTGGTAGGCTCTCAGGCAAGAATCCTATATGCTGATGCTGAAGGAAGAATTAAAATTGCAAATGCTTTTAACAAGGAAATTAAAAAAGGAAAAATAGGGCCGGTTGTTTTAGGAAGAGATCACCATGATGTTTCCGGAACAGATTCCCCCTATAGAGAAACTTCTAACATCTATGACGGATCTCAATTTACGGCCGATATGGCAATTCAGAATGTTATTGGAGATAGTTTTCGCGGAGCTACCTGGGTCTCCATTCATAATGGCGGTGGAGTCGGTTGGGGAGAAGTCATAAATGGTGGGTTTGGCATGTTTCTTGATGGTAGTAAAGCAGCGTCAAAAAGATTAGAGTTGATGCTTTTTTGGGATGTGAATAACGGAATAGCCAGGAGAAGTTGGGCAAGAAATAAGGAAGCTGTTTATACAATAAAGCGGGCTATGCAATATGAAAAGGAATTAAAAGTCACACTTCCCAATAAAGTAGATGACACTTTATTTATAAATTTGTATTAA
- a CDS encoding DUF4136 domain-containing protein — protein sequence MKALKFSAIFLIALLTSCSTVRVATDYDTKADFASYKTFAFHKKGIDKAALSDLDKKRIMKAIEAELVAKGYTKSKNPDILISIFTKSRERININNNNFGWGWGWGYNPWWFYGANNINVNQYTEGTLFIDFIDKEKKELVWQGIGSGAIRMRNVEKKERRIKEFVREIMAQYPAAK from the coding sequence ATGAAAGCACTAAAATTCTCTGCCATTTTTTTAATTGCACTCCTTACTTCATGTAGTACTGTAAGAGTAGCTACTGATTATGATACAAAAGCAGATTTTGCTTCTTATAAAACATTTGCTTTTCACAAAAAAGGTATAGACAAAGCAGCACTTTCCGATTTAGATAAAAAAAGAATCATGAAAGCTATTGAAGCAGAGTTGGTGGCGAAAGGGTATACAAAATCTAAAAATCCGGATATTTTAATAAGCATTTTTACAAAATCCAGAGAGCGGATAAATATTAATAATAACAATTTCGGCTGGGGCTGGGGTTGGGGATACAATCCCTGGTGGTTCTATGGAGCCAACAATATAAATGTAAACCAGTATACGGAAGGAACCTTATTTATAGATTTTATAGATAAAGAAAAAAAAGAATTAGTCTGGCAAGGAATTGGTTCCGGAGCTATTAGAATGAGAAATGTAGAAAAGAAAGAACGACGAATCAAAGAGTTTGTCAGGGAAATTATGGCTCAATATCCGGCTGCAAAATAG
- a CDS encoding DUF4197 family protein, whose protein sequence is MQKLTGQISISQEQIGNGLKQALHNGIKNQVSKLAKKDGFFKNELVKITLPPELKKVDKKLRKIGLGSLADQGILVLNRAAEDAIKTAIPIFINAVKTISFDDAKDILLGSQNAATLYLQNRTTTSLYKKFNPIIKNSLSKAGADKIWNELTSTYNRIPFVKKVTPDLTDYVTTQTLKGVFTMIEIEEKGIREKIGLRNTDVLRSIFALQDK, encoded by the coding sequence ATGCAAAAGCTTACAGGTCAAATTTCTATATCACAAGAACAAATTGGAAACGGTTTAAAACAAGCACTGCATAATGGTATAAAGAATCAAGTCTCTAAACTTGCTAAAAAAGATGGGTTCTTTAAAAATGAACTGGTCAAAATAACATTACCGCCGGAGTTAAAAAAAGTAGATAAAAAGTTACGAAAAATAGGTTTAGGTTCTTTAGCTGACCAAGGTATTCTTGTTCTTAATAGAGCGGCTGAAGATGCGATAAAAACAGCTATTCCGATATTTATAAATGCAGTAAAAACGATTTCATTTGATGATGCCAAAGATATTTTATTAGGCAGTCAAAATGCGGCGACTTTATATTTACAAAATAGAACGACAACTTCTTTGTACAAAAAATTTAACCCGATTATTAAAAATTCATTATCCAAAGCGGGAGCAGATAAAATATGGAACGAATTAACCAGTACATATAACCGGATTCCCTTTGTAAAGAAAGTAACCCCTGATTTAACCGACTACGTTACTACACAGACTTTAAAAGGTGTTTTTACCATGATAGAAATCGAGGAAAAAGGAATTCGGGAAAAAATCGGGTTGCGAAATACAGATGTATTACGGAGTATTTTTGCATTACAAGATAAATAG
- the pyrF gene encoding orotidine-5'-phosphate decarboxylase — MTLEQLVAQIRVKKSFLCIGLDVNVTKIPAFLLKKADPIFEFNKAIIDATRHLCVAYKPNIAFYEAYGIKGWRALEKTIQYLNKKHPEIFTIADAKRSDIGNTSAMYARAFFEDLAFDSVTVNPYMGKDSVEPFLNFKNKHTILLALTSNAGAFDFQMRDIQGKELYKKVLEVSQQWKNSRNLMYVVGATKAEHLTDIRKMIPNSFLLVPGVGTQGGNLQDVCRYGMNDQVGLLINSSRGIIYASQEPDFAEAAAAKASALQQQMAEVLYHF; from the coding sequence ATGACTTTAGAACAATTAGTAGCGCAAATACGGGTAAAAAAATCTTTCTTGTGTATTGGGTTGGATGTGAATGTAACTAAAATACCTGCTTTTTTGTTGAAAAAAGCTGATCCTATTTTTGAATTCAACAAAGCCATTATAGATGCCACCCGTCATTTATGTGTTGCTTATAAACCCAATATAGCGTTTTATGAAGCTTATGGTATAAAGGGTTGGAGGGCACTTGAAAAAACAATTCAATATTTGAATAAAAAACATCCTGAAATTTTTACAATTGCCGATGCCAAACGCAGTGATATAGGAAATACTTCTGCCATGTATGCAAGAGCTTTTTTTGAAGATTTGGCCTTTGATAGTGTTACTGTAAATCCATATATGGGGAAAGATTCCGTAGAACCTTTTCTAAATTTTAAAAATAAACACACTATTTTACTTGCTTTAACCTCTAATGCCGGTGCTTTTGATTTTCAGATGCGGGATATACAAGGAAAAGAACTGTATAAAAAAGTACTGGAAGTTTCTCAGCAATGGAAAAATTCCCGCAACCTGATGTATGTTGTAGGAGCTACAAAAGCCGAACATTTAACGGATATCAGAAAAATGATTCCAAATAGTTTTTTATTAGTTCCCGGTGTTGGAACTCAAGGTGGAAATTTGCAAGATGTTTGCAGGTACGGGATGAATGATCAGGTGGGGTTATTAATTAATTCTTCTCGCGGAATTATTTATGCTTCTCAAGAACCTGATTTTGCCGAAGCAGCAGCAGCAAAAGCATCTGCATTACAGCAACAAATGGCTGAAGTTTTATACCATTTCTAA
- a CDS encoding IS3 family transposase has protein sequence MKIAPINRKKRRYAIATICNAFELKRDAYYKYQKRFVLKKQIEQNVIMLVKKSRKTLPREGTRKLMKSLHNDFRKQNINIGRDQLFRILKENNLLIRRKKYSSKTTNSYHRFYKYKNIIKDLIINRPNQVWASDITYIRTINGFCYLALITDMYSRKIVGYDISDSLELKGCVRALNKAIYQTKNTEEIIHHSDRGIQYCSNVYTQILKRKKIQISMTQENHCYENAMAERVNGILKDEFFLDQTFTNINHAKKATKNAIKLYNNKRLHLSLDYKTPNYVHKNVA, from the coding sequence ATGAAAATAGCACCGATTAATAGAAAAAAAAGAAGGTACGCCATCGCTACTATTTGTAATGCTTTCGAGTTAAAAAGAGATGCTTATTACAAATATCAAAAAAGGTTTGTTCTTAAAAAACAAATAGAACAAAATGTAATAATGCTTGTTAAAAAAAGCAGGAAAACATTACCCAGAGAAGGTACTAGAAAGCTAATGAAATCCTTACATAATGATTTTAGGAAACAGAATATAAATATAGGTAGAGACCAGTTATTTAGAATCTTAAAAGAAAATAATTTGTTAATTAGAAGGAAAAAATATTCTTCTAAAACAACCAACTCTTACCATCGTTTTTATAAATATAAAAATATCATAAAAGACCTGATCATTAATAGACCTAACCAAGTTTGGGCTTCGGATATTACCTATATAAGAACTATAAATGGATTTTGTTATTTAGCACTTATTACTGATATGTATTCAAGAAAAATAGTAGGCTATGATATTAGTGATAGTTTAGAACTTAAAGGCTGTGTTAGAGCTTTAAATAAAGCTATTTATCAAACTAAAAATACCGAAGAAATCATACATCATTCTGATAGAGGAATACAATATTGTAGCAATGTTTATACTCAAATTTTGAAAAGAAAAAAGATACAAATCAGTATGACCCAAGAAAATCATTGCTACGAAAACGCAATGGCCGAAAGAGTTAACGGAATTTTAAAAGATGAATTCTTCCTCGACCAAACATTTACAAATATCAATCACGCCAAAAAAGCAACAAAAAATGCAATCAAATTATATAATAATAAAAGATTACATTTATCTTTAGATTATAAAACACCTAATTACGTGCACAAAAATGTAGCATAA
- a CDS encoding transposase produces the protein MYKNDGYVRRYSESFKLKVLAELTKGNHSKRQIALTYGIQSSTINVWIKKYDRKDLMNTRVTVQTDDELSRIKALQKELKQLKDLLIKKDLDKLVNDSYLEVAAENLGYKNVEELKKNLNIKP, from the coding sequence ATGTATAAAAATGATGGATATGTAAGACGTTATAGTGAGAGTTTTAAACTCAAAGTATTAGCAGAACTTACCAAAGGAAACCATTCCAAAAGACAAATTGCCTTAACTTACGGCATACAATCTAGTACGATAAACGTATGGATTAAAAAATATGACCGTAAAGATTTAATGAACACCCGTGTAACCGTGCAAACAGACGACGAATTATCCCGTATTAAAGCCCTTCAAAAAGAGCTAAAACAACTCAAAGATCTTCTTATTAAAAAGGATCTAGATAAACTTGTGAATGATAGTTATCTTGAAGTAGCTGCTGAAAATCTTGGCTATAAAAATGTTGAAGAATTAAAAAAAAACTTAAACATAAAGCCTTAA
- a CDS encoding ABC transporter permease subunit has translation MMLDQRENSEQLQNIKKKYGFDQPKTVQYFYYLNDISPISFHSKNNKGYTNLDSKGYVYHSLFSIGNTIIVFKYPYLRASYQKHGKPVSEIISETLPNTIILAVFAILIAFISGIILGILSAIFKDTWFDRCIAIISTLGMSMPSFFSAILFAWLFGFVLHEYTGLEMTGSLYVVDDFGEEIFIQWKNLILPAIVLGIRPLAVVVQLMRNSLLETLTQDYVRTAKAKGLKMYQVIKNHALKNSLNPVITAISGWFASMLAGAVFVEYIFNWNGLGKEIVDALNALDLPVIMGSVLVIAAFFISITILVDIVYGWLDPRIRSK, from the coding sequence ATGATGTTAGATCAAAGAGAAAACTCCGAACAGTTACAGAATATAAAAAAGAAATATGGTTTTGACCAGCCAAAAACGGTACAATATTTTTATTATTTAAATGATATTTCTCCAATATCCTTTCACAGCAAAAACAACAAAGGCTATACAAATCTGGATAGCAAAGGTTATGTATACCATTCGCTTTTTTCAATAGGAAATACCATTATAGTTTTTAAATACCCATATTTGAGAGCGTCTTATCAGAAGCATGGAAAACCGGTGTCGGAAATTATCTCGGAAACACTCCCCAATACAATAATTTTAGCCGTTTTTGCTATTCTGATTGCATTCATATCAGGCATTATTTTAGGCATTTTGTCAGCTATTTTCAAAGACACATGGTTTGATCGTTGTATTGCAATCATCAGTACATTGGGTATGAGTATGCCATCCTTTTTTTCAGCAATACTATTTGCGTGGTTATTTGGTTTTGTATTACATGAATATACCGGTTTGGAAATGACAGGAAGCCTATATGTAGTAGATGATTTTGGAGAAGAGATATTTATTCAATGGAAGAATTTAATACTGCCTGCTATTGTTTTAGGTATCAGACCTTTAGCAGTGGTAGTACAATTGATGCGTAATTCACTATTAGAAACCTTAACACAAGATTATGTAAGAACAGCCAAAGCAAAAGGACTTAAGATGTATCAGGTGATTAAAAATCATGCATTGAAAAATTCGTTAAACCCGGTTATCACTGCAATTTCAGGATGGTTTGCTTCTATGTTGGCCGGAGCTGTTTTTGTCGAGTATATTTTTAATTGGAATGGTTTGGGAAAAGAAATTGTCGATGCACTGAATGCATTGGATTTGCCCGTAATTATGGGAAGTGTATTAGTCATTGCGGCGTTTTTTATCAGTATTACGATTTTAGTAGATATAGTTTATGGCTGGCTGGATCCCAGAATCCGATCGAAGTAA
- a CDS encoding redoxin family protein produces the protein MRKITLVLMIILSGCISEQPVEFSPEALAEKFMTIEGKEVTAQDILDTCKGKKMLIDIWASWCADCISGLPELKKLQRENPDVAYVFLSLDKKKESWKKGIKKYQIEGAHYFMPNGNKGAFEDFLNISWIPRYVVLDETGKIALFKATKITDKKIIEALKN, from the coding sequence ATGAGAAAAATAACTTTGGTACTTATGATCATCTTATCCGGTTGTATATCAGAACAACCTGTTGAGTTTTCGCCCGAAGCACTGGCAGAAAAGTTCATGACCATAGAAGGAAAAGAAGTAACAGCCCAAGACATTTTAGATACCTGCAAAGGGAAAAAAATGCTTATAGATATATGGGCTTCCTGGTGTGCGGATTGTATATCCGGGCTACCTGAGCTTAAAAAGCTTCAACGGGAAAACCCGGATGTAGCGTATGTATTTTTATCCTTAGACAAAAAGAAAGAAAGCTGGAAAAAAGGAATTAAAAAATATCAGATAGAAGGAGCACATTACTTTATGCCCAATGGAAACAAAGGAGCATTTGAAGATTTTTTAAATATTTCGTGGATACCGAGATATGTTGTGCTTGATGAAACAGGAAAGATAGCCTTATTTAAAGCAACTAAAATTACCGATAAAAAAATCATAGAGGCCCTGAAAAATTAG